The genomic interval AAGAAGGAAATACCATGTCAAGCCAAGGATTCCAGCTCCAGGCGGCTGCGAACCAGTCCGGCATGCTTTCTTTCGTCGTGGGCATATTGGGAAAAGAAAATCTTCCCCTCCTCGGATTCCATCCTGGCCGCGAGGCCCTCGAAAAGATCCGCCATGGAGTCTTCGCGCTCCGCCACTTCCTGTAATCCGGCAATATCGCCTTCCATTTTCAACGGCCGGGAGAGTGCTTGAATCTCACTTTCCATGTGGTCCGGCACAAGACAGGCAAAGATATCCCGGTCCAGCTCTTCTACCTCTTCCTTATGCTGCCGTTCCTGATCAATGATAGTCACCATAAAGCGGCTAAGGGATGGTGTGTTAAGGGATTTGCTGTATCGAAGATATTCGCCCATGGTAGCATCTATAAGGTTCATTATAATTTCTTTCATGGATGCCCCCTGTTCAGCGAATCATGATATCAAGTGTAAAGTATACTAAAATTCCGTTCCGGTGCAAATATATTCATTTAAGCTATTTACATTCCCGCAGAGAGCTTGCTATGCTGGTTACGATGTCCCGTTGGTTCTCATCCCTGCGACATCTTGTCATAGTCGCGGATGAGTTATTGATTCTTTCCACGAGGGATGGTATAGTTCCATCTCATACCAGATATTTTTGGAGGACTATTGGCTGTTAAAGACCTGCGGATAAATGAACAGATCCGAGTTCGCGAAGTACGATTGATTGATGGCGACGGAGAACAACGCGGAGTGCTGCCGGTTACCGAGGCGATACAGCTTGCCCAGGATGCCGGACTAGATTTGGTAGAGATCGCCCCGAATGCGAATCCGCCGGTCTGCAAGATCCTGGACTACGGAAAATATAAATTCGAACAAGAGAAACGCAACCGGGAATCAAAAAAGAAGCAAAAGCTTCTGAAAATGAAAGAGATCCGGATGCAGCCCAAGATCGAAAAGCACGACATGGAGTTCAAGGCCAAACATATCCGTACTTTCCTGGAAGAAGGAAATAAAGTAAAGGTTACGGTGCGTTTTCGCGGACGTGAACTGGCCCATACGGAACTTGGGCGTGTTGTACTGGAGAAAATACTGGAGCTTCTAGGCGATTCTTTTATCGTCGATCGTCCGCCGGCCATGGAAGGACGATTTATGTCGATGATTCTGAATCCAAAGGTCTCCAATAAATCAAAGCAGAAGCAGAGTAAAGAGAGCGATTCGAAGGAGGAGACGGCAGATGCCAAAGATGAAAACGCGTAGGGCCGCCGCAAAACGGTACTCCTACACCGGAAGCGGCAAAATTAAGTACAAAAAACAAGGCCTCAGGCATATCCTGACAAAAAAGAGTACGAAACGGAAGCGCAAACTTCGCAAACCTGGTATCTTGAGCGACGCTGAAGTAAAACGCGCCCGGATACTCATGCCCTATTTATAATTGAGAGTACTGTTTAAAGGAGAACTTAAGAAATGTCACGCGCAGTAGACGGAACCAGACGTCATGACAGACGGAAAAAGATACTCAAATCCGCTAAAGGATATTGGGGACGACGCAAAAGTAATTTTCGGGCAGCCAAGGACGCGGTAGCCAAAGCAGGTGTATACGCCTACAGGGACCGCCGCGCGAAAAAACGGGAATTCCGCCGACTGTGGATCGCCCGTATTTCCGCAGCCTGCCGGGACCGGGGAATTACCTATTCCCGTTTTATTAACGGCTTGTCAAAAGCCCAGGTAGAAATAAACCGTAAAGCCCTGTCCAACATGGCAATCGAAGATTCGAAGGCCTTTGACGCTGTTGTTGAGACGGCAAAGTCGGCTCTGGGAGTTTGATGGCGTATGATTACGCTTGAACAAGTCCGCCTGCTTGATCGTAAGGTTAATCAGGCGGTAGAGCTTATATCTGCGTTGAAGTCCGAAAACCAGATGCTCAACGATAAACTTGAAAGTTACCAGAAGAAGATTTCTGAACTGGAAGTTCTGCTGTCCGGACTCAAAGAAGATCAGTCAGAAGTTGAGCTGGGGTTCCGTAAAGCTTTGGATACCCTTTCTGGAATCGAAAAGTCAGAAGAAAAGGATGAGGCTGCGCCTGCATCTGAGGAAAACCTTCAAAGCGCCTCTGAACCTTCTGAGGATGATCCGGTAAAGGCTGAAGCGTCTGATACAGAAGATGAAGATGACGACATTGAGGCCCTGGAGGACGAAACTGAGTCTGAATCCGAAGACGCAGAACTCGATATTTTCTAAATACCGCGACAGGCTCGCGTAATGGGAAAGGAACCGCTGATGATCGAGATTCTCGGCACGACTCTTAAGGTCAACACCGATGAAGATCCCCGGTACCTTTCCCAGATTATTGAATACCTTCATGAAAAGACCCAGGAAGTAAAAAACTCTACGAAAATTGACGATCCGCTGAAAATTTCCATTCTGACCTCCCTTTTCCTTATCGATGAACTATATAAAGAACGTTCAGGCATCGCCCAAAACGGGGAAAATCAAGCCCTCTCCGAGATAACCGAAAAAATGATAAAAAAACTCGAAGAGAGTCTTGATACCTGATTCAGCCGGGTGTTCTTTTCCGTTCTTCTTTCTTGGGAATGACCCTTTTCTACTGACTCTGTGATTGACATTAGGGACAGCCAGAAGTTAGTATCTTTATCTATATGGCTTTAATTACCAGTCAGCAGCTCGGCCGTTTTTTTGAAAAATACAGTGATATAAATCTAACCTTTACCAAGGACGTTGTCCGTGCCACCGGATTGCTGCACCGTAATACCCATATCAAATGCCTGGGCGACCATTGGCCATGCGTTCTTTATTCCTGTTCAATGAAAGAAGCCCGTGTCATAGCCAATTTAAGTAAAAGCTTCTATGAAAAGCTTAAAAGTGCCAACAACCTCGTCTCTCTGCATGTTGCTTTCGCCCAGGAGGATAAAAGTTCCCCCTTAAGCTTTTTTGTTACCAGCAAAATCAACGGCTTTACGCCCTACGACAAAACCAAACCCAATTTAAACTTTCTCAGTCTTGAGTACACCCAGCGGCCGCCGGATGATCTTATCGTAATTCTTGGTTCCCTGGCAGAAGCCAATCTTAATTCCGCACAGCGCAAAGAGGAACGTATCGAGATCACCGCCGATACCATACGTAAACTTGGACTGAAATCGAAAACCGCTCTTGTCTACATTGAAGGAATACCACGGAAATGTATCATCCGCGACCTGTCATTCTCCGGAGCCAAGCTTATTCTTCCCGGTATTGGTAAATTCCTGATGAACAAGAATGCCCTGTTTCGATTTGAACTTACAGATCGAAACAAGCAGCTAAGCCTGAACGGGACCATGATACGTGTCGAAACAGTAGCCGGCCGTAAGGACCTTGTGGCTGCCGCCGTCCAGTTTGATGAAACAAAAGTTCCCTACGAGTATAAATTACTGATTAATGATTATCTTAACACTCTGCGCAGCAAGAAAGGAAACTCTAATTAGAATGCCCGGGAACCCCCTCGATTCAATCTACTTTATTTCCGTACCTGAACAGTTTTCTCTGTCCCTGGGGGATTTTTCCATAGATCCCGGCATACTCCTGCCCGTTGAGGTTCAGTCGGGAAATGAACCTCTGGATGTCTCTTCCATAAGTTGGGAAATGATCGTTGCGGGGATGCTGAGGGTACTCACCTTTTCGCCGGAAAATGAGAACTCCGATTACTACCGTCGCTTTGTATTGGCGGTGAAACCAGAAATTGAGTCAGAACTTGTAAGGGCAGGTATCGAAAAGGCGAAGCATCATGATTACGATCTCGCGGATGAGCTGTTTACTACTGCCGCCGCAGTCAATCCTCATTCTCTTGCATCCTACTTTAACCAGGCACAGGTTTACGAGAGCCGTGCCCGTTCGTACCAGCAGTTGGGAAACGACTCTCTTTGTGCAACTTTTTTGGAAAAAACCCGCGAAGCGTATGAAACAGCCTTACACATAGATCCCCGGTCTGTTCAGGCATTGGAAGCGGCAGCGGAGTTTTATCTGCGTATAGGTAACCACGAAAAAGCCCTGGAGACCTTCAGCTTCCTGGCTGAACAGGAAGACAGCAGCAAGGTTCGGCAGATCATAGAAGAACTGCATACCAG from Marispirochaeta sp. carries:
- a CDS encoding ferritin family protein, producing MKEIIMNLIDATMGEYLRYSKSLNTPSLSRFMVTIIDQERQHKEEVEELDRDIFACLVPDHMESEIQALSRPLKMEGDIAGLQEVAEREDSMADLFEGLAARMESEEGKIFFSQYAHDERKHAGLVRSRLELESLA
- the infC gene encoding translation initiation factor IF-3, which produces MAVKDLRINEQIRVREVRLIDGDGEQRGVLPVTEAIQLAQDAGLDLVEIAPNANPPVCKILDYGKYKFEQEKRNRESKKKQKLLKMKEIRMQPKIEKHDMEFKAKHIRTFLEEGNKVKVTVRFRGRELAHTELGRVVLEKILELLGDSFIVDRPPAMEGRFMSMILNPKVSNKSKQKQSKESDSKEETADAKDENA
- the rpmI gene encoding 50S ribosomal protein L35, with amino-acid sequence MPKMKTRRAAAKRYSYTGSGKIKYKKQGLRHILTKKSTKRKRKLRKPGILSDAEVKRARILMPYL
- the rplT gene encoding 50S ribosomal protein L20, whose translation is MSRAVDGTRRHDRRKKILKSAKGYWGRRKSNFRAAKDAVAKAGVYAYRDRRAKKREFRRLWIARISAACRDRGITYSRFINGLSKAQVEINRKALSNMAIEDSKAFDAVVETAKSALGV
- the zapB gene encoding cell division protein ZapB, with translation MITLEQVRLLDRKVNQAVELISALKSENQMLNDKLESYQKKISELEVLLSGLKEDQSEVELGFRKALDTLSGIEKSEEKDEAAPASEENLQSASEPSEDDPVKAEASDTEDEDDDIEALEDETESESEDAELDIF
- the zapA gene encoding cell division protein ZapA — its product is MGKEPLMIEILGTTLKVNTDEDPRYLSQIIEYLHEKTQEVKNSTKIDDPLKISILTSLFLIDELYKERSGIAQNGENQALSEITEKMIKKLEESLDT
- a CDS encoding PilZ domain-containing protein, giving the protein MALITSQQLGRFFEKYSDINLTFTKDVVRATGLLHRNTHIKCLGDHWPCVLYSCSMKEARVIANLSKSFYEKLKSANNLVSLHVAFAQEDKSSPLSFFVTSKINGFTPYDKTKPNLNFLSLEYTQRPPDDLIVILGSLAEANLNSAQRKEERIEITADTIRKLGLKSKTALVYIEGIPRKCIIRDLSFSGAKLILPGIGKFLMNKNALFRFELTDRNKQLSLNGTMIRVETVAGRKDLVAAAVQFDETKVPYEYKLLINDYLNTLRSKKGNSN
- a CDS encoding tetratricopeptide repeat protein; translated protein: MPGNPLDSIYFISVPEQFSLSLGDFSIDPGILLPVEVQSGNEPLDVSSISWEMIVAGMLRVLTFSPENENSDYYRRFVLAVKPEIESELVRAGIEKAKHHDYDLADELFTTAAAVNPHSLASYFNQAQVYESRARSYQQLGNDSLCATFLEKTREAYETALHIDPRSVQALEAAAEFYLRIGNHEKALETFSFLAEQEDSSKVRQIIEELHTRKRLDAQFQEAYASILDGKEQEAIKLIDTFLTESNATWTAWFLRGWAFRRLGDYPEAERSFKTALKLSEPQADILNELAICTMENGNFDESLVYLDKALELEPGNVKILSNMGIISLKQGNPAEGEEYFQKVLEIDPNDPIALNFLKFLDSSA